The genomic region ATCAGTTTTAATTTCTTTATTCATAGATTCTATAATTTTAAATGTTTTATATCCATTAGCAGGTATAGCTTTGGCGAAAAATATAGCTTTAGATTCACTTATTAACTGACAAACAATTTCATTTCCATTATCATCAATTAATAGAGGATTTTTAATATTCTTTGGAATATCAAATTCAACAATATCATCTCTTTCGAAACCTAAAGTATTAAATACAACAACACTTTGATTTTTTAAGTTTATTTTATCTGAGATACTATCAATAGTCTTATCTATTAATTGAGTAACTTTATCTAACAATTCTTTATACTCAACTTTGGTTACATCGTAAACATCCTTTATAGATGATCCTGGTATTATATCATGGAATTGATTTAGTAATATTGTTTCCCATGCATCATTTATTTCTTTTTGAGTGTAGTTATCTCCAAAAATCATAGATAATGAATTGAGTTTTTCTAAAGCTAGGTATAAATTTTCACATTTTCTGTTATCTCTCTTATTTCTAGCCATAGATGTATAAGTACCTCTATGATACTCGAGATATAATTCACCGACCCATTTTGGAAGTTTTTTATGATTTGAAATTTTATTTTCTAATTTCTGGAAAAATTCTAGAGAAGTACCCATTTTAACTCTAGGAGCTCCTGGTATACCTTTGGCAAGTCTTCTTCCATTTTCTAGCATTTCAAGGGTAGCTCCACCGCCACCGTCTCCCCATCCAAAAGAAATTAAAACATCATTTGTTAAATTTTTATTTTGAAATCTTCTCCAACTTCCCATTACAGCATCTGGTTGAATGTGTCCATTATACGTAGTAAAGAATGATAATTTATCTTGTCCTGGTCCTGATGTAGTTATAAAATAAGTAAGCACTTCACTTCCATCTATCCCCTGCCACATAAATGCATCATTAGGAATTTTATTAAATTGATTCCATGAAATTTTAGTTGTCATAAAATATTTAATTCCAGATTTTTTTAGAATTTGTGGAATTGCTGCAGAATATCCAAATACGTCGGGAAGCCATAAAATTTTATTATCAACCTCAAACTCTTCTTTGAAAAACCTTTTTCCATGAACAATTTGTCTAATTAACGATTCTCCAGAAGTTACGTTACAATCTGATTCAACCCACATGGCACCTTCTGGTTCCCAAACTCCTTGCTTAATCTTTTCTTTAACTCTTTTATAAACTTTAGGATGATCCTCCTTTAGCATTTTATATAATTGCGGCTGTGATGACATGAATATATATTCCGGATATTCTTCCATTAATTTAAGAACTGTTGAAAAACTCCTAGCAACCTTTTCTCTTGTCTGAGCTACTGTCCATAGCCAAGCAATATCTATATGAGTATGTCCAACACATGTAGCTATAACATCTTCATGACCACATAATTCTCCATAGAATTTAGTATTTAAAAATTCATTAGCTTTCTTTATACTATCATCATATTCTTTGGAGTATGGCTTTCTTAAATCAATGATATTTATAGCATCATTTAATACTGTTATCATATCTACCCTATTTTTATCTTCTTTATCTAGTTCTTTACAAACATCAAGAGGAACTTTTAAATTCCAATAAAGTTCTCTAGCATTCATATCAATAACAGTAAATTTTCCATTTAATGTTGCTTTTTTATCTGCAAGCATTCCTGCATATGCATGTAAATCAATATCATATTTTTTGCCAGCTATAGCGTTATGAGTTAATATAATTTCCCTATGATTTATGTCAACACCTTGAATGTGTTCACCGTCAACATAAATAATAAATTGAGGATTTGTAGCATCCCAACCTTCCTCGAAGGTAGATAAATTAAGAGCTATTGTTTGTCCAGTAAAATTTTCCGGAACAACAACACTAAATTTGAACCACCCATGACAATCTCTTCCACCCCATAAATCTCCACTCTTAAATTTTCTCCATTTATCTTCACTAACTTCTTTGATTAATTCAATATTATGGTAATTTCCATCGACATACATAAAATTGTCAATATTAATTGTATTTTTATATATGTGTTTTTGAATTTCTCTGCAGATTTTATCAATTCTTTCTAATAAATAAGTCATTTTAAAATAATCCCCTCTTTTATTATTCTTTTACAGCTCCAACAGTCAATCCACTTACAAAATATTTCTGAAAAAATGGATATGCACATATTACTGGTAGTGTTGATATTACAACTATAGCCATTTTTATTGTATCTTTCGGTAGTTTCGATGCTTGTTCAACAGCAGCTATACCAAGGCTAGATGAATTATTAGTCAAAAACTCTATAGATTTTTCTAATTTCACAAGTAAATATTGAAGTGGCATTAAACTATTGTTATCTATATAGAGCATTGCATTAAACCAATCGTTCCAGAATCCTAAAGTTAAAAATAAAGCTATTGTCGTTATTGCTGGAAGTGATATTGGTAAAACTATTTTTAAAAACAATAGCCACTCCGATGCTCCATCAATTTTTGCTGATTCAATAATTGCATCGGGTACTGTGGTTTTAAAAAATGTTCTAAGAATTATTATGTGGAAAGAACTAACACAAATAGGTAAAATAAGTGCTAGTAGATTATTTTTTAATCCTAAAAATCTTGTTACAACTAAATAAGAGGCAACCATACCTCCTGAAAACAACATAGGTATAAATATAAGTTTTGTAAAAAATTTTCTATAAGCAAAATTTTTACGAGATAAGGCATATGCATATGTCGTCATGATTATTAAACCAAGTAAAGTTCCCGTTATTGTAACAAATATTGTAATTCCATAAGCATTTAAGATATTACTTCCAGATGCAAAAATATATTTATAAGCATCAAGGCTCCATTCAGAAGGCCAAAACTGGTAACCATTTAATTGAAGTGATTGCTCACTTGTAAACGAAATAATAAGTACAAATACAAATGGAACAATACATAATGCTGCTAATATGATAAATAGCAAATTAAACATAAAATTAGTTTTTTTAGATATAGCATTAAACTTCATAATTTTTTCTTCTGATTGTGATACTTTTTTAGTCTTTGATACTCTACTCATAAATTAAATCACCCCATTTCTAGAAGAATGCATTTTCTTCATCAACCTTTCTAACTATTCCGTTTGTAACTAAAATAAGAACTAGTCCAACAAAAGATTGATATAATGCAGCAGCAGAACTCATACCGATATCTCCTAAATTGATAAGTCCTCTATAAACATAAGTATCAATAACATTTGTTACAGAATATAAAGCTCCTGAATCTTTAGGTAGTTGATAGAATAATCCAAAATCAGCTCTAAATATTCCCCCAACGGCCGTTATAAACATAATTATCAAGACAGGTTTTAATAAAGGAAGTGTTATATATTTTATTTGCTGAAATTTATTTGCACCATCTATCATAGCAGCTTCAAAATAAGACTTGTCTATACCACAAATGGATGCTAAGTAAACTACAGTTCCATATCCAACACCTTTCCACTGACTCATAAAGATAATTATAAATATCCAATATTTAGGCTCTGTGTACCAGGATATCCGATCCCCACCTAGAGAAGTGATTATATTATTTAAATATCCTTTATCTGGACTTAAAAAAGTATATAAACAATAACTCACCACAACCCAGGATAAAAAATATGGAAGAAACATTGCGCTTTGATAAAATTTTGATAATTTTTTGTTAAGTAATTCCTTTAAAAGTATTGCAAGTGTTACAGGAATAACTATACCTAAAATTATAAAAGTTATATTATAAAGAATGGTATTTTTTGTAATAAGCCACGCATCACTACTTCCAAATAAGAATTTAAAATTCCGTAATCCAACCCACTCACTTTTAATTAAACTTTCTAAAAAACCACCGTGAATTCTCCAATTTTTAAAAGCTAAGACTATACCGAACATAGGTAAATAAGCAAAAACCAAAAACCATAGTGTGCCTGGTATCGTAAGAAATAAAAGCTCTTTATTCTCTTTAAACGTTTTAAATATAGATTTTTTATTAGCTTTATTAGAACTTTTAACTCTAGACAACCAACTCAACTCCTTTACATATATTTGTGTAAATTTTCCATCAAACAATTAA from Candidatus Arthromitus sp. SFB-mouse-Japan harbors:
- a CDS encoding alpha-mannosidase; amino-acid sequence: MTYLLERIDKICREIQKHIYKNTINIDNFMYVDGNYHNIELIKEVSEDKWRKFKSGDLWGGRDCHGWFKFSVVVPENFTGQTIALNLSTFEEGWDATNPQFIIYVDGEHIQGVDINHREIILTHNAIAGKKYDIDLHAYAGMLADKKATLNGKFTVIDMNARELYWNLKVPLDVCKELDKEDKNRVDMITVLNDAINIIDLRKPYSKEYDDSIKKANEFLNTKFYGELCGHEDVIATCVGHTHIDIAWLWTVAQTREKVARSFSTVLKLMEEYPEYIFMSSQPQLYKMLKEDHPKVYKRVKEKIKQGVWEPEGAMWVESDCNVTSGESLIRQIVHGKRFFKEEFEVDNKILWLPDVFGYSAAIPQILKKSGIKYFMTTKISWNQFNKIPNDAFMWQGIDGSEVLTYFITTSGPGQDKLSFFTTYNGHIQPDAVMGSWRRFQNKNLTNDVLISFGWGDGGGGATLEMLENGRRLAKGIPGAPRVKMGTSLEFFQKLENKISNHKKLPKWVGELYLEYHRGTYTSMARNKRDNRKCENLYLALEKLNSLSMIFGDNYTQKEINDAWETILLNQFHDIIPGSSIKDVYDVTKVEYKELLDKVTQLIDKTIDSISDKINLKNQSVVVFNTLGFERDDIVEFDIPKNIKNPLLIDDNGNEIVCQLISESKAIFFAKAIPANGYKTFKIIESMNKEIKTDIILTIDFAENRFFKIKFDNKGQITSFINKMQNREIIKIGHIGNQLQAFEDKPMCFDNWDIDIYYKEKMWLIDDIQDIEVIENGPVRSTLRIKRKFLDSIIIQYVYIYNDIERVDFNTYVDWKENDILVKVSFPIEVNAKDATYEIQYGNVTRPTHNNTSWDLAAFEVCGHKWVDLSEGNFGVSLLNDSKYGHDIKNGNMRLTLLKSTGDPNPDADKEEHFFTYSIYAHDKTWQEAKTVQLAYNLNTKLFSKVCNAHSGELNNNLSLAKLNKENVMIEVIKKAEDSDYLIVRLYEFHNKRTSVSIEFIKNIQLAYECDLLENNLEIITPNANKFDFEIKPFEIKTFKIKL
- a CDS encoding carbohydrate ABC transporter permease: MSRVSKTKKVSQSEEKIMKFNAISKKTNFMFNLLFIILAALCIVPFVFVLIISFTSEQSLQLNGYQFWPSEWSLDAYKYIFASGSNILNAYGITIFVTITGTLLGLIIMTTYAYALSRKNFAYRKFFTKLIFIPMLFSGGMVASYLVVTRFLGLKNNLLALILPICVSSFHIIILRTFFKTTVPDAIIESAKIDGASEWLLFLKIVLPISLPAITTIALFLTLGFWNDWFNAMLYIDNNSLMPLQYLLVKLEKSIEFLTNNSSSLGIAAVEQASKLPKDTIKMAIVVISTLPVICAYPFFQKYFVSGLTVGAVKE
- a CDS encoding ABC transporter permease — its product is MSRVKSSNKANKKSIFKTFKENKELLFLTIPGTLWFLVFAYLPMFGIVLAFKNWRIHGGFLESLIKSEWVGLRNFKFLFGSSDAWLITKNTILYNITFIILGIVIPVTLAILLKELLNKKLSKFYQSAMFLPYFLSWVVVSYCLYTFLSPDKGYLNNIITSLGGDRISWYTEPKYWIFIIIFMSQWKGVGYGTVVYLASICGIDKSYFEAAMIDGANKFQQIKYITLPLLKPVLIIMFITAVGGIFRADFGLFYQLPKDSGALYSVTNVIDTYVYRGLINLGDIGMSSAAALYQSFVGLVLILVTNGIVRKVDEENAFF